In Thermotoga sp. KOL6, one genomic interval encodes:
- a CDS encoding J domain-containing protein produces MDPYEILGVKPGSSKEEIEKAYKELVKKYHPDRYKDHPLKDIAEEKMKEINRAYHMLIEKEELSNRRERHELFSYSLGYRSNDECRDILACLGCAWCVDTCCEACGGDCIPCM; encoded by the coding sequence ATGGATCCTTACGAAATTCTTGGAGTGAAGCCAGGTTCTTCTAAAGAGGAAATAGAAAAGGCGTATAAGGAATTGGTGAAAAAATATCATCCAGACAGATACAAAGATCATCCTTTGAAAGATATAGCAGAAGAAAAAATGAAAGAGATAAACAGAGCTTATCATATGTTGATCGAGAAAGAGGAACTCTCCAACAGGAGAGAAAGACATGAACTCTTTTCTTACTCTCTGGGATACAGAAGTAATGACGAGTGTCGAGATATATTAGCTTGTCTTGGATGCGCGTGGTGTGTAGATACATGTTGTGAAGCCTGTGGGGGTGATTGCATCCCTTGCATGTGA